One Balaenoptera musculus isolate JJ_BM4_2016_0621 chromosome 13, mBalMus1.pri.v3, whole genome shotgun sequence genomic region harbors:
- the LOC118906040 gene encoding phosphatidylinositol 5-phosphate 4-kinase type-2 gamma-like encodes MASSSVLPATVPAPTAASGTGFGFASKTKKEHFVQQKVKVFRAADPLRGVFLWGVAHSINELSQVPPPVMLLPDDFKASSKIKVNNHLFRRENLPSHFKFKEYGPQAFRNLRDRFGIDDQDYLVSLTRSPPSESEGSDGCFLISYDRTLVIKEVSSEDTADMHSNLSNYHQYIVKCHGNTLLPQFLGMYRVSVDNEDSYMLVMRNMFSHRLPVHRKYDLKGSLVSREASDKEKVKELPTLKDMDFLHQNQKVYIAEEEKKVFLEKLKRDVEFLVQVKIMDYSLLLAIHDIIRGSEPEEEGPVREEESEGDGDCALTGPPALVGSYGTSPEGIGSYIHSPRPLGPGEFESFIDVYAIRSAEGAPQKEVYFMGLIDILTQYDAKKKAAHAAKTVKHGVGAEISTVHPEQCAKRFLDFITNIFA; translated from the coding sequence ATGGCGTCCTCCTCGGTCCTGCCGGCCACTGTACCGGCGCCGACAGCGGCTTCCGGCACAGGTTTCGGCTTCGCTTCCAAAACCAAGAAGGAGCATTTCGTGCAGCAGAAGGTGAAGGTGTTCCGGGCGGCCGACCCGCTGAGGGGCGTTTTCCTGTGGGGCGTAGCCCACTCGATCAATGAGCTCAGCCAGGTGCCTCCCCCGGTGATGCTGCTGCCAGATGACTTTAAGGCCAGCTCCAAGATCAAGGTCAACAATCACCTTTTCCGCAGGGAAAATCTGCCCAGTCATTTCAAGTTCAAGGAGTATGGTCCCCAGGCCTTCAGGAACCTGCGTGATCGATTTGGTATTGATGACCAGGATTACTTGGTGTCCCTTACCCGAAGTCCCCCGAGTGAAAGTGAAGGCAGTGATGGTTGCTTCCTTATCTCCTATGATCGGACTCTGGTCATCAAAGAAGTATCCAGTGAGGACACTGCTGACATGCATAGCAACCTCTCCAACTACCATCAGTACATTGTGAAGTGCCATGGCAACACACTGCTGCCCCAGTTCCTGGGGATGTACCGGGTTAGCGTGGACAACGAAGACAGCTACATGCTTGTGATGCGCAACATGTTTAGCCACCGTCTCCCTGTGCACAGGAAGTATGACCTCAAGGGCTCCCTGGTGTCCAGGGAAGCCAGTGATAAGGAGAAGGTTAAAGAATTGCCCACCCTTAAGGATATGGACTTTCTCCACCAGAATCAGAAAGTTTATATTgctgaagaggagaagaaagtctTTCTAGAGAAGCTAAAGAGAGATGTGGAGTTCCTAGTGCAGGTGAAGATCATGGACTACAGCCTTCTGCTGGCCATCCACGACATCATTCGCGGCTCTGAACCAGAGGAGGAGGGGCCTGTGCGGGAGGAGGAGTCAGAGGGGGATGGGGACTGTGCCCTGACCGGACCTCCTGCTCTGGTGGGCTCCTATGGCACTTCCCCTGAGGGTATCGGCAGCTACATCCATTCCCCCCGGCCCCTGGGTCCTGGAGAGTTTGAATCCTTCATTGATGTCTATGCCATCCGGAGTGCTGAGGGGGCCCCTCAGAAGGAGGTGTATTTCATGGGCCTCATTGACATCCTGACACAGTATGATGCCAAGAAGAAAGCAGCTCACGCAGCCAAAACTGTCAagcatggggtgggggcagagattTCTACTGTCCATCCTGAGCAGTGTGCTAAGCGATTCCTGGATTTTATTACCAACATCTTTGCCTAA